The genomic stretch AAGGGACCCTTGTGAAATCGAGCTGCACAGTGTTTTCGTAGATGCTCCTTACTGCAACTGCAGTACTGTATTTCGGTTGCCCCACTCATTTCTAAGGAAAAATtacagcatatattttaaaacactgcccttggccatttgtttttttgaggatttGCCAGATTTTCCATCACCAAAACAAACCTCTGGTTTAACCTATGAACTCTGAGTTTCCGGCCTTCTTGAAACCAaagtctctcttttctcttcctataACCCACACTGTGGGCAAGGGAACAGGTCATTTTGAGAGTGTCTCATGCCAGTTAACCATGATGGTGCCAAAACATTTTACTGGACAGTACAGGAGTCTCAGCAATTTCTTTGACAAAgggatgttctttttttccaacaAGAGCAGGAAAAAGtttgttgttctttattttttttttttttaagacttcttgACTTCTTTTGGGGATTCAAATGCTTGTGagtttaatttcaattttaaaagatcttaaatCTTTCAAAGAAAGCCTTTAATGACCTGTTTTCAAGGTACATTTGTAGATATTTGTAGACTTGTAGATATTTCTCAGTCCAAATCTTTCTATCTCCGTTTTTCTTGGGACCAACAGTGAAACTGATGTTCAAAGTGAGACCTTGGAACAGAATGTTTCTTTGCCGCTAAGGCCTGGAGCCAGCCAGTCTGGGGCAGGGCCATGGTCACCGAACCTTTATTCACACCTGCTGTACGATTCTGGTTGTGGGGAAAGGCCCTTCATTACACTTTGGGGAGGTACATGCTGTTTTCGATATATGCCAGTTAAGCAAAAGTATGACCATGCCAAAAGTTAACAACTTCTTATTTAGGGGCAATTGTGAAGGGAAAAGATGGGTGGTATGTCAGGTAGGATTTGATGAGGATGGTGCTTTATCTCTGCGGTCCCCCAAACACATAACCGAGTCTGATCACGAGAACCACAAGCAGACAGATCCCAACAGAGGGGCCGTCTACAAAATAGCCGATCAGTGTTCCTTCTCAAACCtgccaaggtcatcaaaaacaaggaacaTCTGAGAACCTGTAATAGCCAAGAGGAGCCGAAGAACACAGGACAATTCCAGATGTATTCTGGAACAGAGAGGGACATCGGGGAACAACTAAGGAAATTGGAATGAAATGTGGGCTTTAGTTAAagtctcaggggcgcctgggtggttcagtcgttaagcgtctgcctttggctcagggcgtgatcccagggtcctgggattgagccccgcatcgggctccctgctctgctgggagcctgcttcttcctctcccactcccccttcttgtgttccctctctcactggctatcaaataaataaaatcttaaaaaaaaaaaaaagtctcagtacTGGTTTGTTAATGACAAATGTACCAGACTAAGGGAAGAGCTAATAATGGGAGCAACTGTTTAAAGGGTGTAGTGTATTGGGGAACTTATGACccttgcaatttttctgtaaatcacGATCTAAAATAAGGTTTgttgaaacaagaaaaatgagTGGTAATACGTGGGCTTGTTTTTAAAACACCGTTTCTGTCACAATAGACCTCTAACAGCGTTACTCCCGCCCGTGGACAAATCACAGCTCCAAACACCCTAGTGCGGTTTAAGCAATCTTAAGAGGAGTGGAAAGGAGtggctccccttcccccattcccgTGGCCAAACGTATTAAGTGTCTGCGAGCTTCCTTGGATGAAGTCCACGCATCCCCATCTTTAGTTAAGGACAAGTTTACAGATTAATAGGAAGGTTAAATATTGCTGATCTGCTGAGAGATTTCAGTGCTTTAAGTCACTAGGTTTTGCTTTTCAAACTAAGTATCTGCTTTGCACTTTACATTTACCAAGCCTTTGGTTTAAATAACATCGTGGTATTGAAtagtttataaatgtttattaaatgtcagtaatttttacaaagcaaatattaatagcaAGAGGCaaaatttttgcaaaatatgTACAAAAGTAAAAGCCTTCATGACTAGCAACTCATTGCATAAAATCAAACCATTCTTTCCACTTTCAGACCTtcctttagaaataatttattgcCAATCCTGAACTAAAGCACTGAccgaaaaaagaaatttacaacaTCAGATAACGTGCTTCTTAGTTCCTGGAAAgttataaaaagatataatacGTATAAAAAATCCTAAGCCACGAATACTTTTTTACAAAGCTAATATAAATCATGTTTTGTTGGGTACAGCATCTGTGAGGTTGTTACAAAATACACTTTTTGATAAGGGCTTCTTGTGGTGAATGAGCTCTCATCACAGTAGAGTGGGACAGAAAAGCCATTTAAAACATGTTGCCATTCTGCTTTCAAGTAAGAGGTAAAGAGAGAGTAAATGGTGTAGTTTGTTGCATTGTTACATATACTTTCCAAGGATTAATCCTTACCCGCCCCCTCTGTTCCCCTTGGTACCATCAAAAGGGCATAACTGAGGACACACGTATCACTTACTATGGCAAGAAATACCATAAACAAGCTTCCTAAATAGAAACCCAAATCAGATACCCAGGAAGTGGCATATTTCTACCACGACATCCACAGAGTGAAAATGTATGCATAGTGGGTCCTAGCATACTTTGATCTGGAAATTTTTTTATCAACAGCAGATCCGGATAGGTCCCCCAACCTCCCATCAACCCAGAAAATATTGTGCCGTCATTCCCTCTTTTTGTTCCATATGAGCTCTGGCATTGGAAATCAGGTGGTTGGACCCGGACGCCCCAAGAATGAACATACTCACTTACGTGCTAACTACACATTCAAGGACAGACACAAGAATGCTAGTGGTACAAACATTGTACTTCAGATGCCGTTAATAATCACTCACCAGCCTAAGGCTAACATGGCCTTGATGGGACTTGAAAAAGCCATGAAGTCCGACCTGTTTAAAATGTTCAGGTGTAGACTTATACTTCAATTTCTAGTATAAATTTATCAAGTCCTAACCTCGTACCATAAAACAATGCATATGTATCATACCTTTGCCTTATTTGGACTGTGGAGACCCATACACACCCGCTCTCGTacaatctcccctccccccaacccccggtCCTCATGCTTTTCTAGGCTGAAAGGCCAGCCTGCATCCtatcaataaaagaaaatcagtccGTACAGGGAAGCGGCACACCACGTGCATATCCGACGGATGGAACCGAACATGCGGAAATGATGGGAAAGCGATGGGGAAGGACCAAGTCAAACTTCCGCCTGAAAAAGGCACAGGCAAACTTTCTGTGCTTGATTCCTTCAATTCaactaaaagcaataaaaaggtAACAGAGCGACTTTCTCTAGATTTATTGGGGAGTTTGTTACAAATGTTTGAGCTTTACAGGCATGATTTCATGGATTCGAACAAGAAATTAAGAGTTAACACTGATCTTTAGCCTTCTTATTACACGGACAGAAATAACATTGCTACAAATTGCAATGGAGAGAGACTTGTTTCAAATGgcttggtttggggttttgtctAAATGGATCATTACATAATGAAAGCACCAATTTGAGGCCTTCTTGAATAGTGATTTGAATTTCAGAACATAACAGAACATGACTTGGTAACTTTATTCTTCACATAAATAAGGCATAACCGGGTTATGTGTACTAAGGCTGGAAATACATTTGTATCAAAAGCATAAATACAAGTACTTGGGTACAGGCTGGAAGTTCAGATTTACTCATGTTCTCTTACAAAAAAATGGCAGGGCGTATGATTTCCGTTGCATCTCAATCAATACTTCTAACCATTTCTGGTACTGATGTACTCTGACTTCCTGCTACTTTAAACCAACGCCACCAGCTGAAAAAAGGATTTCCCTAAACCACCTCAACTTGAGAGATTAACCAGAGGACCTTCACTGTGTAAGACGCGCCGGTGCCGCTTCAAAGAGAACAGAGCAGACCCGGGCGATCGCTGCCATTCCCCTGGCCTTCTCGCTGCGGTTGCCGTCCAGCTCCTGGGCGCCTTTGCCCACAGCAACGCTGCAGCGACGACCTCGCGGACCTACGATGTTTGACAGAAATCAACGATTCGGGgttatgagaaaaataacattGAAGTGGCAGAGGCAAGCCTTACATGATGTGGGCCCTCGGAAAACATCCGGCAAAACCTTCTCCTTATAAAAAAATCAAGGCCTACCTTTGTGGTGTTCTCCGATTTATAAGGCAACTCTGTATAGTATACGTTTCTTCAAGGCCAATGAGGGCACTTTCGTGACATTTCTTAAGAATTCAATGAGAAGACATTTGGATTTAGGAACACAATGTAATAAGAGAATTAGGCACATTTTATTCCAAATCATAATCATGAAGacttaaaaaagcaaacagaccAAAGAACTTTAAACCACTTTTTTAGAGATGAGGGGAAATTGGCATAGTGACAGCAATGAGCACCTTCTCAATTTGGTTCAGGAAATTTCATCTCCTTCTTCATATAGTGGTATTTCAAAAGGATCTAGCTTTCATAATTCAGGTATTAAGACTCCTtcaaatggttttaaaatacagtCGACAGGAAATGTGAGCCAAAGCCTTCAGATGCAGCCTCACGCTTCCGCTGTCTAAACAAGCCTGCCATTCAGGACAAGTAATCTGCTGCCTCAAAGTAgagtctagattttattttaaaagaacgtTGAGACATGTGAGACATCACAAACATcaggaaagaaaatcacaaatacCCAAACTAATACCACATCTATTTGGTGTTTGAACATTTCTTGGTGGTCGTCAAAATGGAACAACTTGGTGACTGCTGCTTTGTCAGGCGGTATGTATGGTTTATATCACGGATCTAAAACATAACTTAAATAAGACTAAGTTTCCTTGGTGTACAGGGAACTTCCTTTAGCCTTCACTGGAGTTCAATGGTTTGAGCCATTCGGTTAAACTGTTTTGAGTAATTTACACATAGACTCTCCAGCAAGAAGTCCAAATGTCACTGTGCACGCATTCAGACATTCACTAGCACTGAAGTTATTCTAATtctgtgaatttaaaatttaaacactaTATTCTTTTTGGCAAGAAGCACTGGATGTAGAACTAGTCAAACATGCATGAACTATATACTACGAAGGCCTGCGTTATGATGCTGGGCTATGTGTCTGTAGCTCGAGGATGACCAAGGCGTGGACACACTGCAAGTTACTATGGATAAAATGATGGTGGAAGTTCAAATGCAAGATAAGTCAGGAATGGTTAAGAACAATCCCTGGTTAGCTCCTTGAAAAGCCCTACTCGCACTAGACAGCAGACAGACCAAGAGCCAGGGTCTTGGAAAAAGGCTGCGTGATCTGTAATGTTGGCCAATCTTTCAAGGACCTTCTAGCCAATGGAATACCTGAGAACACAGCTCTACAGTAAAGTGACAGATATCACAGTCTTAATCACAATTttcaggaaaaaggagaaaagctgtCAGATTTTCCCAACTGTCACTGGCCCTGGACACTTGCTTCTCCAGGCCCGGTCTAACACCACACACAACCCGGCAGGCGGCATTCACTCAGTACTGCGAACCAGCCCCTCTGAGGAGCTCCCCATGACCACACTGTCATCACACGGCTGGCTCAAGGGTACACTTTCATCTCAGAAGTGGTGAGGAGAGGTCAAATGTAATCATCTTTCGGTGTGAACTAAAAAAACTACGACTTATTCTTAAAAGtatcctcaagacattaaaaatgtaCCTCAGTAAAGCCAGAATTTCATACGCAATAATGATAAAAACATGTACGTGTATCTTAGAGACACACCAAGAATGAACAGGAATCTCTAGTAATGCCTTCTTGAGTCGTTTGACAGGAAAACACTGCCCTTGGCAAGCTCCAAATAAACACGAACTCCAGTAAATGCCACAGCTGGAGCTGATGGGAACAGAcaggagaacaaaagaaagatgtCGGTGATGGCAGAATGCTTCTCTGCGCTGAGGACCCGAATCCCCCGAGACAGGACATGCAAGTCTGAGCGTAAAGCATGTAACATCCTGGAAAGGGTACGTTTATTCAGAAAGCTCTGTTATCAAGTGACTTGCAATTTTTCTGGTTGCTGCTATGGCCAGAATGTTTCCCGTATGGCACACTTAGTACATgatatttaaagatgaaaaggGCACATTATATTTCACTCATCACTTTGCATCAAATACTCTGTAGGGCACTGGCTTGCctcttgctcccctccccctgcccccgtaCCATTTGTGAACCTCCCTTAGCATCAGACCAGGAATCCTTATGTAAACTGTAAAACACTAAGAACATTACCTTCAGAAaccacagaaattttaaaactaaacaacTGTCACTATATAAGCAATTAAAAACACACGAAGGCTAAATCTGGGTAAAGCTATAGAATGCCAGTCCCAAGATCAGACTTTTTTTCCATAGCCCTTTCCAACAAGGTCACCATAAAGCTAGGCACAAGTGTCGCTGCCGTGCACAGGGCAGATAAAAGGGACCTTGCCCGTTTTAGAACTGAATATCCTTAACTTCATACCAATAAAGATTCGAGGACACCTTCCACACTTGGCACTACAAGATTCAGGCTGAGAGGTGGAAAAAGCCGAAGCCTGAACTCTATCTAGTCAGAGGTTTGGCAGGAAACTACAACCCCTCAAAGGGAAGCCACAGTGAAAAGATCAAAGGCTGAATGTCAACAGGTATCGGCGATGTGTTATTCAGCAGCTTTCGGCCACAAACCGAAGTCCGCAGAAGGAGGACTAAGATTTCCAAGAAGTTAAACTCAGAATCAAGGTTTTTCTAATTCCTGTTGTaaactgctattttaaaaaacacaacaaaacagaaaacaatcaaAAGGACAGAAGGTACTGAAACGGCCAGTCTTTTGTACGTCACTGTAGCATGAGCTGCTTGAGGTTGTCGTGAAGAATGGTGTCCTTCACGTCGCGGAAAACGAGGCGGATGTTCTCCGTGTTGATAGCAGTGGTGAAGTGGTGGTACAAAGGCTTCTGCTGCTGGTCCCGGCGTTTGTTCCGGAAACATTCCACCAGGAATTTTTGGACGTCTCTTAAGCAGTGGGGATCCCCTTCAAATTCTAAGAAATAGTCTTTGATGCTCACAATTTGCACTTTCTCCTCAAGCAAATCTGTCTTGTTTAAGAAGAGAATTATGGAGACGTTGCTGAAAACCCGGTTATTGACGATTGTTTCAAAAATGTTCAGAGATTCTGTAAGGCGATTGGTCAGTCGGTCTTCCATAAGCACCTGGTCAAACTCGCTTGAGGAAACAAGGAAAAGTATTGACGTCACGCTGTCGAAGCATTCGAACCATCGTTTTCTCTCTGATCTTTGACCACCCACATCAACCATTTTGAAAGGAACATTTTTGATTTCAAAGTCGTACTCATGAATGCCTTTGGTGGGTCTTCTGGCAAGCAGAATATCTTGTTGTGATGGAATGtaatcctggaaaagaaaaaaaactgctttACATTCAGTAACCCAGACGTAATTAAAGTCTAATGAACTAACTGGCTGAGTGAACTAACAaacttacctttttatttatttactttttaaaaagattttattaaaaactttgagagagagcgagcatgccagcatgagcagggggaaggggagagggacaagcagactccctgatagGCAGAGAGCCCGGATGCAGATGCAGATGTgggcagggctcgattccaggaccaggaccccgagatcagagatcatgacctgagctgaggtcagacgctcaactgactgagccaaccatgCGCCCCACAAACTTATCTTTTTAATGACCTCTCCTGGCTGCATTAAAGCGTCAGTACTATTCTCATTACAGAACACCaagatatattaaaatgttaGGGTAGCAAGACTGGTTCAAATTCTACGTTTTTTACTCCTGCAATGCCTGCAGACTGAAGTCTTccccaccaggtgccccatcgCCCCGCCCACCGCCGTGTAGCCACCTTTACTGTCACTCCTCACCGACCCCCCCTCCGCTCCGCCCGGAGACCTCACTGCTCACTCACCCACCTGCTGCTTGCCTCTCTGTGAAAAGCCAGGAGGGCTGAAATGCCAATTCCCCAAGGTTGCCTCCCAGGGCAAGGTTCTGCCTAACTCTCTCTAGCTCATTCTACACGCTCCTTTCCTGGGCCCCACCTTCACAACGAAGAGCTCCCACAACGGTCGCTCCACATGACCACCGCGGCCACAGCACGCGCGTGGCAAACGCCGCTTCTACTGCAGCCAACGCACTGCATTTACTTGGGTTGCCTCCCAGGTTTGCTTCCAGGGTCCAGCCCAAGCAGCTGTGCTCCTGCTTCTCACCTCCGGCACGAGTAGTCGCTCTGTCAGCGCCTCGGCCCCTGAAGTGAAGGTGACCACAGGGGGCCGAGCGGCCTCAGGGGGAGCGCTTATGCAAAGACCCCTGCCTTCTCTGTGAATGGGACCAGTCAGCTCCGAGACCCCGGACAGACAGAAGCTGCCGGTCTCCCGAGTCACCGGCTACCCCGGACGGCGGGCTTCCGGACGCGGTATAACTGGTTCTTTCTTCTCAGGCTACTGTTCTTCCAGAATGTTGACTTAGCTCTTTGGCAACATGGAACAGGAGAGCTTTTTAATGCTCATCGTCCAggtcaaaatatttgttttaaatcaagGCAAGATTCTAAAACAACGCTGATTGTTATAATGCTGTATTTTATGCTTTTCCAAATAGtgtaatataattttgaaatttcagtACAATGTGATTATTTCCTCAAAATGGTGCAATGgagttaagaataaaaaaaaaaaaggaggcaggtCTCAGTTACCTGAAATCCACAACCGTTTATTAAACAATGCTAGGCCTTCATAAAACATGTTAGTGTTTCCAGGCCTCCTTTTAGCTTTTGTTCACATACTTAACTACTTTACCTATAATCAGCACACCCACACAATTTGCAGCCTGCCCCTACTTTTTTGCTTAACGTCTCACCATCAACTGTTACACATGCTGATACGGTTGTGTTTCGCCTCAGAGgagtataaataaatatgccCAATGAATGAACGTACTGTAATTTACATAAACATTCCCCGACTAGTGTTCACTaaagttgtttccaattttttactttaataaaaattctgCAACTAAAATTCTCACACACatgttccctccccctcccccccctttcgACTACTTCCTGAGACTAAACAACCAGGAATAAGATCATGAGGTCAAAGGTTATGAACATTTTGATGACCCTGGACACTTACAGCCCAACTGCTTTCCAGAAACGCCGTGCGTACGTTGCCAGCTGCCGCAGAAACACGCCAGCCCTGAGTcgttgttttctaattttctaattccATAAAAATTACAAGTTCTAACTGCCTCACTTAGAGGCTAACAATCTGGTTAGGAAGCTAAAGGCTAATTCCTATGAAGCTCCAAGACCAGGACAACGTAATCAAGTGCTAACCGGTCTGGCAGAACACCAGTGGTTTGAGAAGTGTGAACTCTGGAGCCAGCGCGCCACagtctggctgtgtgaccctggccaAGTCACTTAATCCTGCTGCGTCTCcacttcctcatttgtgaaatacaGACAGTAACATTCGCAAGGGGGACGTGAGGGCTAAGTGAGTTCAACGGGGGAAGTGCTTGGGAACCGGGCCCGGCATACAGTGTCCGCGCCACGTGGTCCGGCCAGGTGGCCCCGTCTCCCGGCGGccactcctcccccttcttcccccttctACATCATAACCTCAGAACTTACGGGGAGGTTCCTCACTGTATCTGAGCCGAACTTTGCCGACTAGCTTTCATGACCCTCTTTACTCCTTGTTTTCTGGAACCGGCAGACTCTGCTCTACACTGTCCAGGCTTACCACAGAGGCTAGTGTCGAGACCCGCCCAAAGCAGCCCATCTTGGTACCATTACACGACCATTCACTTGCACGACTGTGCAACTACAATGAACAATGCGTCCAGACCCAAGCTACTGCCTTCCAGAAATCTGTTGTTGTAAGTTAGAGCCAAGAACGTCACAGGTCCTTTGTCAGACAGATGTGCCTCCTAACATTAAACACAGCCAGCTGTCCCCATCTTGGTGGGCCGCCATCTCCTCTTTCCACATACCTAAATCCATCTTAGCCTTCAGACAGTTCAGATCCACTAACTC from Ursus arctos isolate Adak ecotype North America unplaced genomic scaffold, UrsArc2.0 scaffold_24, whole genome shotgun sequence encodes the following:
- the GNA13 gene encoding guanine nucleotide-binding protein subunit alpha-13; the protein is MADFLPSRSVLSVCFPGCVLTSGEAEQQRKSKEIDKCLSREKTYVKRLVKILLLGAGESGKSTFLKQMRIIHGQDFDQRAREEFRPTIYSNVIKGMRVLVDAREKLHIPWGDNSNQVNGDKMMAFDTRSPSASQGMVETQVFLQYLPAIRALWADSGIQNAYDRRREFQLGESVKYFLDNLDKLGEADYIPSQQDILLARRPTKGIHEYDFEIKNVPFKMVDVGGQRSERKRWFECFDSVTSILFLVSSSEFDQVLMEDRLTNRLTESLNIFETIVNNRVFSNVSIILFLNKTDLLEEKVQIVSIKDYFLEFEGDPHCLRDVQKFLVECFRNKRRDQQQKPLYHHFTTAINTENIRLVFRDVKDTILHDNLKQLMLQ